From the genome of Eucalyptus grandis isolate ANBG69807.140 chromosome 2, ASM1654582v1, whole genome shotgun sequence, one region includes:
- the LOC104421537 gene encoding protein CASP isoform X1 has translation MEPPQGGGVGVGGGGGGSGERDKSSPITVVSSFWKEFDLEKEKSLLDEQGLRIAENQENSQKNRRKLAESTRDFKKASPEEKLNLFNSLLKGYQEEVDNLTKRAKFGENAFLNIYQKLYEAPDPYPALASVTEQDLKFSELEAENRKMKVELEEFRTEAAHLKNQQATIRRLEERNRQLELQMEEKVKEIVEINKRNLAEENQKTLEVLKEREQLLQDQLRQARESASNIQKLHDLAQSQLFELRAQSDEDQASKQSEVTLLMDEVERAQTRLLSLEREKELLRSQVQSAHDEPGAKNSDSLDSTSILENSLSAKEKIISELNMELHNIETTLSAEREQYMNEIKKLNAALIEKDQALEEMKKELKARPTPKLVDDLRKKVKILQAVGYNSIEAEDWEVATSGEEMSQMESLLLDKNKKMEHELTQLKVKLSERTSSLEAAEAKVAELAAKVNEQQKLIQKLEDDILKGYSSSSRDRKGSLFDEWDLSEAGASQQSEQGAERISPDQEQSSMLKVIINQRDRFRARLRETEEEIRQLKEKISMLTGELEKTKADNVKLYGKIRYVQDYNLEKVVSRGSKKQHSEDLESGFSSDVESKYKKIYEDDINPFAAFSKKERDQRYKELGFRDRITLSSGRFLLGNKYARAFAFFYTIGLHALVFICLYRMSALSHLSNVPEETLIGDKILDLPHAL, from the exons ATGGAGCCTCCTCAGGGCGGCGGCGTCGGTgtcggcggtggcggtggtggcagCGGCGAGCGGGACAAGTCGTCGCCGATCACCGTCGTCTCGAGCTTCTGGAAAG AGTTTGATctggagaaggagaagagctTATTGGATGAGCAGGGGCTGAGGATTGCTGAGAATCAAGAGAACAGTCAGAAGAATCGACGCAAGCTTGCAGAGAGCACTAGAG ACTTCAAGAAAGCTTCTCCAGAGGAAAAGCTAAATTTGTTCAACTCCTTACTCAAGGGATATCAAGAAGAAGTAGATAATCTTACCAAAAGagccaaatttggagaaaatgcttttcttaacatttaccaaaaactatatGAGGCTCCAGATCCTTATCCTGCTCTTGCTTCAGTTACC GAACAAGACTTGAAATTTTCGGAATTGGAAGCCGAGAATCGGAAGATGAAAGTTGAGCTTGAGGAGTTCCGGACGGAAGCTGCTCATCTAAAGAATCAACAAGCGACGATTAGAAGACTTGAAGAACGTAATCGCCAGTTAGAGCTGCAG ATGGAGGAAAAAGTGaaggaaattgtggaaattaaCAAACGCAACTTGGCCGAGGAGAATCAGAAAACCCTTGAAGTCTTAAAGGAAAG GGAGCAATTACTGCAAGATCAACTGAGACAAGCCAGAGAAAGTGCTTCCAATATACAAAAGTTGCATGATCTTGCACAAAGCCAATTGTTTGAACTTCGTGCTCAATCAG ATGAAGATCAAGCATCAAAGCAGTCAGAGGTCACTCTTTTGATGGATGAAGTTGAAAGGGCCCAAACACGGCTTCTTAGTCTTGAAAGGGAAAAG GAACTTTTACGATCTCAAGTTCAATCAGCACATGATGAGCCTGGAGCTAAGAATAG TGACAGTTTGGACTCAACCAGTATCCTTGAGAATTCTTTGAGTGCCAAAGAGAAGATTATTTCTGAGCTGAACATGGAACTTCACAATATTGAGACCACTTTGTCTGCTGAGCGTGAACAGTACATGAATGAGATTAAGAAATTGAATGCAGCTCTAATTGAAAAG GATCAAGCCCTTGAGGAGATGAAGAAAGAGCTTAAAGCCAGGCCAACACCAAAGTTGGTTGATGATTTGCGCAAAAAAGTGAAGATTTTACAG GCTGTGGGTTATAATTCAATTGAGGCTGAGGATTGGGAAGTAGCTACTAGCGGTGAAGAGATGAGCCAAATGGAGTCTCTTCTTCTtgacaagaacaagaagatGGAACATGAACTTACCCAGTTAAAG GTCAAACTTTCGGAGAGAACATCTTCACTAGAAGCTGCTGAAGCCAAGGTTGCAGAACTTGCAGCAAAGGTTAATGAGCAACAGAAATTAATCCAGAAGTTGGAGGATGATATTTTGAAG GGCTATAGTTCCAGTTCCAGAGATCGTAAGGGCTCTTTATTTGATGAGTGGGATCTTTCAGAGGCAGGTGCAAGTCAGCAATCTGAG CAGGGTGCTGAACGCATTTCCCCAGATCAGGAGCAGAGCTCAATGCTAAAGGTGATCATCAATCAGAGAGACCGATTTAGAGCGCGATTGCGAGAGACAGAAGAG GAAATAAGGCAGTTGAAGGAGAAGATAAGCATGCTAACAGGGGAActggaaaaaacaaaagctGATAATGTCAAACTCTACGGGAAGATCCGATATGTCCAAGATTACAATCTTGAGAAAGTGGTTTCTAGAGGATCCAAGAAG CAGCACTCTGAAGATCTTGAAAGTGGTTTCAGCTCAGATGTTGAATCCAAGTATAAGAAGATATATGAGGATGACATCAACCCATTTGCAGCATTTTCAAAAAAG GAAAGGGATCAAAGATACAAAGAATTGGGTTTCAGGGATAGAATTACCCTTAGCAGTGGACGGTTCCTTCTGGGAAACAA GTATGCCCGGGCTTTTGCATTCTTCTACACTATTGGGTTGCATGCCCTGGTCTTCATTTGCCTCTACCGGATGTCCGCTTTGAGCCATCTCAG CAATGTCCCCGAAGAAACTCTAATTGGAGACAAGATTCTGGACCTTCCCCATGCACTTTAA
- the LOC104421566 gene encoding cell number regulator 10 has translation MYPNNAGGNDQKSPPPPMMQMQMPMAPYPPAGAVPEQWTTGLCGCFEDSSNCFITCCCPCITFGQNAEIIDRGATSCGANGIIYYLLAQVGVVCLYTCSYRAKLRGLHSLQEDPCADCLVHWCCMHCALCQEYRELKNRGFDPSIGWVANAQKMNQGAATMPPMTQGMGR, from the exons ATGTACCCAAATAACGCGGGTGGCAATGACCAAAAATCGCCTCCGCCACCAATGATGCAAATGCAGATGCCGATGGCTCCATACCCTCCGGCGGGGGCGGTCCCCGAGCAGTGGACGACGGGTCTCTGCGGTTGCTTCGAAGATTCCTCCAATT GCTTCATCACTTGTTGCTGTCCCTGCATCACCTTCGGCCAGAACGCTGAAATCATAGACAGAGGAGCCACTT CTTGTGGCGCGAACGGGATCATATACTACTTGCTCGCCCAAGTGGGCGTCGTGTGCCTGTATACGTGCAGTTACCGAGCAAAGTTGAGGGGTCTACACTCGCTGCAAGAAGATCCATGTGCCGATTGCCTCGTGCACTGGTGTTGCATGCACTGTGCCCTTTGCCAAGAATATAGGGAGCTCAAAAACCGAGGATTTGACCCTTCCATTG GCTGGGTGGCCAATGCCCAGAAGATGAACCAAGGTGCCGCGACGATGCCTCCGATGACTCAGGGCATGGGTCGTTAA
- the LOC104421537 gene encoding protein CASP isoform X2 — translation MEPPQGGGVGVGGGGGGSGERDKSSPITVVSSFWKEFDLEKEKSLLDEQGLRIAENQENSQKNRRKLAESTRDFKKASPEEKLNLFNSLLKGYQEEVDNLTKRAKFGENAFLNIYQKLYEAPDPYPALASVTEQDLKFSELEAENRKMKVELEEFRTEAAHLKNQQATIRRLEERNRQLELQMEEKVKEIVEINKRNLAEENQKTLEVLKEREQLLQDQLRQARESASNIQKLHDLAQSQLFELRAQSDEDQASKQSEVTLLMDEVERAQTRLLSLEREKELLRSQVQSAHDEPGAKNSDSLDSTSILENSLSAKEKIISELNMELHNIETTLSAEREQYMNEIKKLNAALIEKDQALEEMKKELKARPTPKLVDDLRKKVKILQAVGYNSIEAEDWEVATSGEEMSQMESLLLDKNKKMEHELTQLKVKLSERTSSLEAAEAKVAELAAKVNEQQKLIQKLEDDILKGYSSSSRDRKGSLFDEWDLSEAGASQQSEQGAERISPDQEQSSMLKVIINQRDRFRARLRETEEEIRQLKEKISMLTGELEKTKADNVKLYGKIRYVQDYNLEKVVSRGSKKHSEDLESGFSSDVESKYKKIYEDDINPFAAFSKKERDQRYKELGFRDRITLSSGRFLLGNKYARAFAFFYTIGLHALVFICLYRMSALSHLSNVPEETLIGDKILDLPHAL, via the exons ATGGAGCCTCCTCAGGGCGGCGGCGTCGGTgtcggcggtggcggtggtggcagCGGCGAGCGGGACAAGTCGTCGCCGATCACCGTCGTCTCGAGCTTCTGGAAAG AGTTTGATctggagaaggagaagagctTATTGGATGAGCAGGGGCTGAGGATTGCTGAGAATCAAGAGAACAGTCAGAAGAATCGACGCAAGCTTGCAGAGAGCACTAGAG ACTTCAAGAAAGCTTCTCCAGAGGAAAAGCTAAATTTGTTCAACTCCTTACTCAAGGGATATCAAGAAGAAGTAGATAATCTTACCAAAAGagccaaatttggagaaaatgcttttcttaacatttaccaaaaactatatGAGGCTCCAGATCCTTATCCTGCTCTTGCTTCAGTTACC GAACAAGACTTGAAATTTTCGGAATTGGAAGCCGAGAATCGGAAGATGAAAGTTGAGCTTGAGGAGTTCCGGACGGAAGCTGCTCATCTAAAGAATCAACAAGCGACGATTAGAAGACTTGAAGAACGTAATCGCCAGTTAGAGCTGCAG ATGGAGGAAAAAGTGaaggaaattgtggaaattaaCAAACGCAACTTGGCCGAGGAGAATCAGAAAACCCTTGAAGTCTTAAAGGAAAG GGAGCAATTACTGCAAGATCAACTGAGACAAGCCAGAGAAAGTGCTTCCAATATACAAAAGTTGCATGATCTTGCACAAAGCCAATTGTTTGAACTTCGTGCTCAATCAG ATGAAGATCAAGCATCAAAGCAGTCAGAGGTCACTCTTTTGATGGATGAAGTTGAAAGGGCCCAAACACGGCTTCTTAGTCTTGAAAGGGAAAAG GAACTTTTACGATCTCAAGTTCAATCAGCACATGATGAGCCTGGAGCTAAGAATAG TGACAGTTTGGACTCAACCAGTATCCTTGAGAATTCTTTGAGTGCCAAAGAGAAGATTATTTCTGAGCTGAACATGGAACTTCACAATATTGAGACCACTTTGTCTGCTGAGCGTGAACAGTACATGAATGAGATTAAGAAATTGAATGCAGCTCTAATTGAAAAG GATCAAGCCCTTGAGGAGATGAAGAAAGAGCTTAAAGCCAGGCCAACACCAAAGTTGGTTGATGATTTGCGCAAAAAAGTGAAGATTTTACAG GCTGTGGGTTATAATTCAATTGAGGCTGAGGATTGGGAAGTAGCTACTAGCGGTGAAGAGATGAGCCAAATGGAGTCTCTTCTTCTtgacaagaacaagaagatGGAACATGAACTTACCCAGTTAAAG GTCAAACTTTCGGAGAGAACATCTTCACTAGAAGCTGCTGAAGCCAAGGTTGCAGAACTTGCAGCAAAGGTTAATGAGCAACAGAAATTAATCCAGAAGTTGGAGGATGATATTTTGAAG GGCTATAGTTCCAGTTCCAGAGATCGTAAGGGCTCTTTATTTGATGAGTGGGATCTTTCAGAGGCAGGTGCAAGTCAGCAATCTGAG CAGGGTGCTGAACGCATTTCCCCAGATCAGGAGCAGAGCTCAATGCTAAAGGTGATCATCAATCAGAGAGACCGATTTAGAGCGCGATTGCGAGAGACAGAAGAG GAAATAAGGCAGTTGAAGGAGAAGATAAGCATGCTAACAGGGGAActggaaaaaacaaaagctGATAATGTCAAACTCTACGGGAAGATCCGATATGTCCAAGATTACAATCTTGAGAAAGTGGTTTCTAGAGGATCCAAGAAG CACTCTGAAGATCTTGAAAGTGGTTTCAGCTCAGATGTTGAATCCAAGTATAAGAAGATATATGAGGATGACATCAACCCATTTGCAGCATTTTCAAAAAAG GAAAGGGATCAAAGATACAAAGAATTGGGTTTCAGGGATAGAATTACCCTTAGCAGTGGACGGTTCCTTCTGGGAAACAA GTATGCCCGGGCTTTTGCATTCTTCTACACTATTGGGTTGCATGCCCTGGTCTTCATTTGCCTCTACCGGATGTCCGCTTTGAGCCATCTCAG CAATGTCCCCGAAGAAACTCTAATTGGAGACAAGATTCTGGACCTTCCCCATGCACTTTAA
- the LOC104421537 gene encoding protein CASP isoform X3 → MEPPQGGGVGVGGGGGGSGERDKSSPITVVSSFWKEFDLEKEKSLLDEQGLRIAENQENSQKNRRKLAESTRDFKKASPEEKLNLFNSLLKGYQEEVDNLTKRAKFGENAFLNIYQKLYEAPDPYPALASVTEQDLKFSELEAENRKMKVELEEFRTEAAHLKNQQATIRRLEERNRQLELQMEEKVKEIVEINKRNLAEENQKTLEVLKEREQLLQDQLRQARESASNIQKLHDLAQSQLFELRAQSDEDQASKQSEVTLLMDEVERAQTRLLSLEREKELLRSQVQSAHDEPGAKNSDSLDSTSILENSLSAKEKIISELNMELHNIETTLSAEREQYMNEIKKLNAALIEKDQALEEMKKELKARPTPKLVDDLRKKVKILQAVGYNSIEAEDWEVATSGEEMSQMESLLLDKNKKMEHELTQLKVKLSERTSSLEAAEAKVAELAAKVNEQQKLIQKLEDDILKGYSSSSRDRKGSLFDEWDLSEAGASQQSEGAERISPDQEQSSMLKVIINQRDRFRARLRETEEEIRQLKEKISMLTGELEKTKADNVKLYGKIRYVQDYNLEKVVSRGSKKQHSEDLESGFSSDVESKYKKIYEDDINPFAAFSKKERDQRYKELGFRDRITLSSGRFLLGNKYARAFAFFYTIGLHALVFICLYRMSALSHLSNVPEETLIGDKILDLPHAL, encoded by the exons ATGGAGCCTCCTCAGGGCGGCGGCGTCGGTgtcggcggtggcggtggtggcagCGGCGAGCGGGACAAGTCGTCGCCGATCACCGTCGTCTCGAGCTTCTGGAAAG AGTTTGATctggagaaggagaagagctTATTGGATGAGCAGGGGCTGAGGATTGCTGAGAATCAAGAGAACAGTCAGAAGAATCGACGCAAGCTTGCAGAGAGCACTAGAG ACTTCAAGAAAGCTTCTCCAGAGGAAAAGCTAAATTTGTTCAACTCCTTACTCAAGGGATATCAAGAAGAAGTAGATAATCTTACCAAAAGagccaaatttggagaaaatgcttttcttaacatttaccaaaaactatatGAGGCTCCAGATCCTTATCCTGCTCTTGCTTCAGTTACC GAACAAGACTTGAAATTTTCGGAATTGGAAGCCGAGAATCGGAAGATGAAAGTTGAGCTTGAGGAGTTCCGGACGGAAGCTGCTCATCTAAAGAATCAACAAGCGACGATTAGAAGACTTGAAGAACGTAATCGCCAGTTAGAGCTGCAG ATGGAGGAAAAAGTGaaggaaattgtggaaattaaCAAACGCAACTTGGCCGAGGAGAATCAGAAAACCCTTGAAGTCTTAAAGGAAAG GGAGCAATTACTGCAAGATCAACTGAGACAAGCCAGAGAAAGTGCTTCCAATATACAAAAGTTGCATGATCTTGCACAAAGCCAATTGTTTGAACTTCGTGCTCAATCAG ATGAAGATCAAGCATCAAAGCAGTCAGAGGTCACTCTTTTGATGGATGAAGTTGAAAGGGCCCAAACACGGCTTCTTAGTCTTGAAAGGGAAAAG GAACTTTTACGATCTCAAGTTCAATCAGCACATGATGAGCCTGGAGCTAAGAATAG TGACAGTTTGGACTCAACCAGTATCCTTGAGAATTCTTTGAGTGCCAAAGAGAAGATTATTTCTGAGCTGAACATGGAACTTCACAATATTGAGACCACTTTGTCTGCTGAGCGTGAACAGTACATGAATGAGATTAAGAAATTGAATGCAGCTCTAATTGAAAAG GATCAAGCCCTTGAGGAGATGAAGAAAGAGCTTAAAGCCAGGCCAACACCAAAGTTGGTTGATGATTTGCGCAAAAAAGTGAAGATTTTACAG GCTGTGGGTTATAATTCAATTGAGGCTGAGGATTGGGAAGTAGCTACTAGCGGTGAAGAGATGAGCCAAATGGAGTCTCTTCTTCTtgacaagaacaagaagatGGAACATGAACTTACCCAGTTAAAG GTCAAACTTTCGGAGAGAACATCTTCACTAGAAGCTGCTGAAGCCAAGGTTGCAGAACTTGCAGCAAAGGTTAATGAGCAACAGAAATTAATCCAGAAGTTGGAGGATGATATTTTGAAG GGCTATAGTTCCAGTTCCAGAGATCGTAAGGGCTCTTTATTTGATGAGTGGGATCTTTCAGAGGCAGGTGCAAGTCAGCAATCTGAG GGTGCTGAACGCATTTCCCCAGATCAGGAGCAGAGCTCAATGCTAAAGGTGATCATCAATCAGAGAGACCGATTTAGAGCGCGATTGCGAGAGACAGAAGAG GAAATAAGGCAGTTGAAGGAGAAGATAAGCATGCTAACAGGGGAActggaaaaaacaaaagctGATAATGTCAAACTCTACGGGAAGATCCGATATGTCCAAGATTACAATCTTGAGAAAGTGGTTTCTAGAGGATCCAAGAAG CAGCACTCTGAAGATCTTGAAAGTGGTTTCAGCTCAGATGTTGAATCCAAGTATAAGAAGATATATGAGGATGACATCAACCCATTTGCAGCATTTTCAAAAAAG GAAAGGGATCAAAGATACAAAGAATTGGGTTTCAGGGATAGAATTACCCTTAGCAGTGGACGGTTCCTTCTGGGAAACAA GTATGCCCGGGCTTTTGCATTCTTCTACACTATTGGGTTGCATGCCCTGGTCTTCATTTGCCTCTACCGGATGTCCGCTTTGAGCCATCTCAG CAATGTCCCCGAAGAAACTCTAATTGGAGACAAGATTCTGGACCTTCCCCATGCACTTTAA
- the LOC104421537 gene encoding protein CASP isoform X4: MEPPQGGGVGVGGGGGGSGERDKSSPITVVSSFWKEFDLEKEKSLLDEQGLRIAENQENSQKNRRKLAESTRDFKKASPEEKLNLFNSLLKGYQEEVDNLTKRAKFGENAFLNIYQKLYEAPDPYPALASVTEQDLKFSELEAENRKMKVELEEFRTEAAHLKNQQATIRRLEERNRQLELQMEEKVKEIVEINKRNLAEENQKTLEVLKEREQLLQDQLRQARESASNIQKLHDLAQSQLFELRAQSDEDQASKQSEVTLLMDEVERAQTRLLSLEREKELLRSQVQSAHDEPGAKNSDSLDSTSILENSLSAKEKIISELNMELHNIETTLSAEREQYMNEIKKLNAALIEKDQALEEMKKELKARPTPKLVDDLRKKVKILQAVGYNSIEAEDWEVATSGEEMSQMESLLLDKNKKMEHELTQLKVKLSERTSSLEAAEAKVAELAAKVNEQQKLIQKLEDDILKGYSSSSRDRKGSLFDEWDLSEAGASQQSEGAERISPDQEQSSMLKVIINQRDRFRARLRETEEEIRQLKEKISMLTGELEKTKADNVKLYGKIRYVQDYNLEKVVSRGSKKHSEDLESGFSSDVESKYKKIYEDDINPFAAFSKKERDQRYKELGFRDRITLSSGRFLLGNKYARAFAFFYTIGLHALVFICLYRMSALSHLSNVPEETLIGDKILDLPHAL, translated from the exons ATGGAGCCTCCTCAGGGCGGCGGCGTCGGTgtcggcggtggcggtggtggcagCGGCGAGCGGGACAAGTCGTCGCCGATCACCGTCGTCTCGAGCTTCTGGAAAG AGTTTGATctggagaaggagaagagctTATTGGATGAGCAGGGGCTGAGGATTGCTGAGAATCAAGAGAACAGTCAGAAGAATCGACGCAAGCTTGCAGAGAGCACTAGAG ACTTCAAGAAAGCTTCTCCAGAGGAAAAGCTAAATTTGTTCAACTCCTTACTCAAGGGATATCAAGAAGAAGTAGATAATCTTACCAAAAGagccaaatttggagaaaatgcttttcttaacatttaccaaaaactatatGAGGCTCCAGATCCTTATCCTGCTCTTGCTTCAGTTACC GAACAAGACTTGAAATTTTCGGAATTGGAAGCCGAGAATCGGAAGATGAAAGTTGAGCTTGAGGAGTTCCGGACGGAAGCTGCTCATCTAAAGAATCAACAAGCGACGATTAGAAGACTTGAAGAACGTAATCGCCAGTTAGAGCTGCAG ATGGAGGAAAAAGTGaaggaaattgtggaaattaaCAAACGCAACTTGGCCGAGGAGAATCAGAAAACCCTTGAAGTCTTAAAGGAAAG GGAGCAATTACTGCAAGATCAACTGAGACAAGCCAGAGAAAGTGCTTCCAATATACAAAAGTTGCATGATCTTGCACAAAGCCAATTGTTTGAACTTCGTGCTCAATCAG ATGAAGATCAAGCATCAAAGCAGTCAGAGGTCACTCTTTTGATGGATGAAGTTGAAAGGGCCCAAACACGGCTTCTTAGTCTTGAAAGGGAAAAG GAACTTTTACGATCTCAAGTTCAATCAGCACATGATGAGCCTGGAGCTAAGAATAG TGACAGTTTGGACTCAACCAGTATCCTTGAGAATTCTTTGAGTGCCAAAGAGAAGATTATTTCTGAGCTGAACATGGAACTTCACAATATTGAGACCACTTTGTCTGCTGAGCGTGAACAGTACATGAATGAGATTAAGAAATTGAATGCAGCTCTAATTGAAAAG GATCAAGCCCTTGAGGAGATGAAGAAAGAGCTTAAAGCCAGGCCAACACCAAAGTTGGTTGATGATTTGCGCAAAAAAGTGAAGATTTTACAG GCTGTGGGTTATAATTCAATTGAGGCTGAGGATTGGGAAGTAGCTACTAGCGGTGAAGAGATGAGCCAAATGGAGTCTCTTCTTCTtgacaagaacaagaagatGGAACATGAACTTACCCAGTTAAAG GTCAAACTTTCGGAGAGAACATCTTCACTAGAAGCTGCTGAAGCCAAGGTTGCAGAACTTGCAGCAAAGGTTAATGAGCAACAGAAATTAATCCAGAAGTTGGAGGATGATATTTTGAAG GGCTATAGTTCCAGTTCCAGAGATCGTAAGGGCTCTTTATTTGATGAGTGGGATCTTTCAGAGGCAGGTGCAAGTCAGCAATCTGAG GGTGCTGAACGCATTTCCCCAGATCAGGAGCAGAGCTCAATGCTAAAGGTGATCATCAATCAGAGAGACCGATTTAGAGCGCGATTGCGAGAGACAGAAGAG GAAATAAGGCAGTTGAAGGAGAAGATAAGCATGCTAACAGGGGAActggaaaaaacaaaagctGATAATGTCAAACTCTACGGGAAGATCCGATATGTCCAAGATTACAATCTTGAGAAAGTGGTTTCTAGAGGATCCAAGAAG CACTCTGAAGATCTTGAAAGTGGTTTCAGCTCAGATGTTGAATCCAAGTATAAGAAGATATATGAGGATGACATCAACCCATTTGCAGCATTTTCAAAAAAG GAAAGGGATCAAAGATACAAAGAATTGGGTTTCAGGGATAGAATTACCCTTAGCAGTGGACGGTTCCTTCTGGGAAACAA GTATGCCCGGGCTTTTGCATTCTTCTACACTATTGGGTTGCATGCCCTGGTCTTCATTTGCCTCTACCGGATGTCCGCTTTGAGCCATCTCAG CAATGTCCCCGAAGAAACTCTAATTGGAGACAAGATTCTGGACCTTCCCCATGCACTTTAA